A single region of the Pogoniulus pusillus isolate bPogPus1 chromosome Z, bPogPus1.pri, whole genome shotgun sequence genome encodes:
- the LOC135192981 gene encoding serine/threonine-protein kinase PAK 3-like: MRLLAGVAFLLEWATAAGSFLDKPWLMAGLLANQISRGFRAAHPSVSEKVSFAASRGVKERGVCREDSGPGAENVGAAAGSDEEEKGFEERPYSSEHQPLRLHQPESVKSKTPPGSGCLLDRLASADEDDDGAGGYEYEDYGREEPANDTPERVKDVEAEDGENWDDDYEPLPVVVPPSEERKSVWASYSERCREQQPDEASLDKLGSIVSTGEPESKYAEAEKLGQGSYGAVYRAVEMATEREVAIKHIHVAPEDEEYVVNEILVMRDHKSPNIVSYLDSYLVGAELWLVLEYLAGGSLGDVVKATQMNEEQTAVVCRECLQGLDCLHSHNIIHRDIKGCNILLGMDGSVKLADFGVCALLTPEQSKRTSYAGTPHWMAPEILKEEPYGAKGDIWSLGITAVEMAEGEPPFASESDNRVCDLLAAGETPKLQNPEELSAALLSFLQCCLEVDVDRRWSARDLLQHPFVTSAGPVSSLIPLITAAKEARNSCH, encoded by the exons ATGCGGCTCCTTGCTGGCGTTGCCTTCCTCTTGGAGTGGGCCACTGCCGCCGGTTCTTTCCTGGACAAGCCCTGGCtgatggcagggctgttggCAA ATCAGATCAGCCGTGGATTCAGGGCAGCCCATCCCTCGGTGAGTGAGAAAgtctcctttgctgcttctaGAGGGGTGAAGGAGAGAGGAGTGTGCCGTGAG GACTCGgggccaggagcagagaatgttggagctgctgctggctccgaCGAAGAGGAGAAGGGCTTTGAAGAGAGGCCATACAGCTCTGAACATCAACCTCTCAGGCTGCACCAACCCGAAAGTGTAAAATCA AAGACACCACCAGGGTCAGGATGCCTGCTAGACAGATTGGCCTCTGCTGACGAGGATGATGATGGAGCAGGTGGCTATGAATATGAGGACTatggcagagaggagcctgCCAATGACACACCTGAAAGAGTCAAGGATGTCGAGGCTGAGGATGGCGAGAACTGGGATGATGACTATGAGCCCCTGCCTGTTGTGGTCCCACCATCTGAAGAGAGAAAATCA GTGTGGGCATCCTACAGCGAGAGGTGCAGGGAGCAACAGCCAGATGAGGCCTCCCTGGACAAGCTTG GGAGCATTGTGAGCACGGGAGAGCCTGAGAGTAAATATGCTGAAGCTGAAAAGCTTGGCCAAGG GAGCTATGGAGCTGTTTATCGTGCTGTTGAGATGGCCACAGAACgagag GTGGCCATCAAGCACATCCATGTGGCTCCAGAGGACGAGGAGTATGTGGTGAATGAAATCCTCGTGATGCGGGACCATAAGAGCCCAAACATTGTCAGCTACCTGGACAG ctATCTGGTGggtgctgagctgtggctgGTCCTGGAATATCTGGCTGGAGGCTCCCTGGGGGATGTGGTTAAGGCAACCCAGATGAATGAAGAACAAACAGCAGTGGTCTGCAGGGAG TGTCTGCAAGGTCTGGATTGCCTTCATTCCCACAACATCATCCACAGGGATATCAAAGGCTGTAACATCCTGCTTGGGATGGACGGGTCTGTGAAACTGG CTGATTTTGGCGTCTGCGCTCTgctcacccctgagcagagcaagaggaccAGCTACGCTGGAACTCCACACTGGATGGCTCCAGAGATCCTGAAGGAAGAGCCCTATGGTGCCAAGGGGGACATCTGGTCCCTTGGCATCACGGCAGTGGAGATGGCCGAAGGAGAGCCTCCCTTTGCCAGCGAAAGTGACAACAGG GTGTGTGATCTGCTAGCTGCTGGTGAGACACCAAAGCTGCAGAACCCCGaggagctctctgctgcccttctcagcTTCCTTCAGTGCTGCCTGGAGGTGGATGTGGACAGGCGCTGGTCtgccagggacctgctgcag CACCCATTTGTGACATCAGCGGGGCCAGTCTCCAGCCTGATCCCGCtgatcactgcagccaaggaagCCAGGAACAGCTGCCATTAG